A segment of the Phocoena sinus isolate mPhoSin1 chromosome 11, mPhoSin1.pri, whole genome shotgun sequence genome:
CGTGGTGGTGCACGACGGCAGGAGGCGTGTCAAGATCTTTGACGCGGGGGGAGGATGTGCGCATCAGTTTGGAGAGAAGGGGGACGCTGCTCAGGACATTAGGTATCCACTTGACGTCACCGTCACAAACGACTGCCATGTGGTTGTCACCGACGCCGGCGACCAATCCATCAAAGTGTTTGACTTCTTTGGCCAGATTAAGCTTGTCATCGGAGGCCAGTTCTCCTTGCCTTGGGGTGTGGAGACCACCCCTCAGAATGGGGTCATGGTAACTGATGCGGAGGCGGGGTCCCTGCACCTCCTGGAAATCGACTTTCCAGAAGGGGTCCTCCGGAGAACTGAACGGTTGCAAACTCACCTGTGCCATCCCCGGGGGGTGGCGGTGTCCTGGCTCACCGGGGCCATTGCGGTCCTAGAGCACCCCCTGGCTGTGGGGACCGGGGCCTGCAGCACCACGGTGAAGGTGTTCAGCGCAAGTATGCAGCTCATCGGCCAGGTGGATGCCTTTGGGCTGAGCCTCTTTTTCCCCTCCAAAATAACCGCCTCCGCTGTGACCTTTGATCACCAGGGGAACGTGATTGTTGCCGATACTTCTAATCTGGCTGTCCTGTGCTTAGGAAAACCTGAGGAGTTTCCAGTACTGAAGCCCATCATCACCCACGGTCTTTCCCATCCTGTGGCACTGACCTTCACCAAGGAAAATTCTCTTCTTGTGCTGGACAGTGCAGCCCATTCTATAAAAGTCTATAAGGTTGACTGGGGGTGATGGTGGGAGTCTTGGGGCCTGGCATCAGAAGCCCTGGAGCTGCCACTGCTGAATTGTTGAACCCTAGATAAATTACTTAATCTCATCTGTTCAACAGAGATAATTATAAGTGCCTGGTAGACTTACAAAGGTTGGGACAATTATTAAAGGATAATAATTAAATCTATGATTTATGGATTATGTACTCCCTGTGCTAAGAAATTTGCTAATATTAGctcctttaatccttacaattACCCAATTTCTATTACgaatcccattttagagatgagaaaactgagacccagagagcttaagtgattcacccaaggtcacattTACTTACTATGACAGTCACAAATGGAACTCAATTCTGACTCCAAAACCCCTTGCTCTTAAATAAGGTAACAGATGTGGGAAAATATATGTGGGTGTATATTGTTGCTATGTGTACTCTATTTACAGGTAGCTATTTAGTTAGATGCACAGAGAAAGGAGACTTTATAGAGTTCAAGAGAAAAAGGATTTTGTGGTGGACATCAGTTTAGTTCAACTTGCAGTTCCTTTGGTGGCTCATTAGATGGAGTTAACTGTGGATCCTGAGTTACTTGAATGAGAAAAACTATTGAAATTGCTTATTCAAAAGGTCAACGCGTATCTTAGTACCTGTATCTCCTCCGCTGTAGGTACTCAGGAAATACTACTTGGTTGGTTGAGAAAGGCTTGTGTTGACGTAAACTCCTGCTGAACGCTCTACCCCTATACTCTGTGTTAGAGGGCTGCATGATATTTCTGTTCATGTTAATAAAGAGATAAGTCACCACAATCAGTTCATGGCAGAAGTGATTTTGCCTGCCTTTTTATGATCAGTGGTAACTTGAAGCACTTTGGTGATGGGGTTTTTCTCTGTCCAGTTTAAATCTGTCCCATGTGTTGCAAACACTGCGTACTCGATAAACAATTCCCTTGTTCCTGAGTCAGCATTTAGCCACTGGTAAACAGTTAAATACTTCTTGAATTGAAGTATAGCCTTGACCAAGGTAATGCCTGCTTCAACGTTGCAATTGATTAAGTGAATAGGTGGAAATTTTGGGTGAAGTGGCCAGTTCTTTGTAAGTTGTGTGTGTTTAGCTAGTGTAAACATTTCAGAGTTGAGGGCTGTTGGAATAGTACCAAATAACTGACacctcagaagcagcagaaaaaattttttctcagggagaaaatattggttCTGAAAGGTGAGAGTTTGTTTTAGGTGATAGCTGATGTTTTATCAGCAATAGGCTTCTattttacaaagcattttaaTAGATAGAATGTACATTCTAGGAATAGCCCCCAAATTATGAATAAGATTATAGTTTGTCCTGAAAGAGTGAGCTTGGCTCCCGTGCCAGTCCACAGAAGCCCATTTTGCTTCAATGAGCCCATCATGCAGTGCTAATAAGATTTCAGGCAGCCTGGACGGATCACCATTTGTAAACGCATTCCAGATAGGGATTCTGGGAACAGCCCCAAGCCCTCACGCTCACCCAACCCTTAGAAATCGCCCTTGGGTCTGTGACATCACAGGTATTCTGGGCTGCGTAACAAGAAAAGTTGTCTCAGGTGGAGATACGGGTTCAGACTTGGTCATTTGTGAGTAGGGCAACCGTGGATTGaccttaaaaacattttcctcGGGAAcaatgacattttattatttttttttatttatttattttaaatcttttatttatttattttttataaattcattttatttatttatttggctgtgttgggtcttcgtttctgtgcgagggctttctctggttgtggcgagcagggaccactcttcatcgcggtgcgcgggcctctcactgtcgcggcctctcctgttgcggagcacagactccagatgcgcaggctcagtagttgtggctcatgggcccagttgctccgcagcatgtgggatcttcccagaccagggctcaaacccgtgtcccctgcattggcaggcagattctcaaccactgtgccaccagggaagccccaacaatgACATTTTAATGGCCTCTGGGTCAGTTGAGCCAATCAAGGCACCTTCTCCTATTTGGAATTATCAGTGGCATTGTATTTGCCTATAGAGCTGTGCGTATGTCTTCTTCAGGCCACGTGTGGTATATGCAGCACGTGTGGAGATATCACTTGTTACCATGTGGATTACCCAACCGGAAGAATGGGGCGGGGCGTGAGTTCCTAAAATGATGTGGGAGCGAATCAGAGAGGTGATAACCAGTGACCTTGCTAACGGCTGCCTCTCCTTGGCAGATGAACAGGCCGAACAGTGCACATGCTGAAGGAACAGGTTCAGTAACCCGCAAGGCAGATGCTAACTTCACCTTCCGGGCTGTGTTCTTTAAAGCAAGCTGGTTAAAGGGCTCAAACCATGCCCCACTGAACTCCAGGTTATTAGAGGAATTGGGGAGTCTGAGGTAGGCAGGAGGGAGTAATCACAGCAGAAAGTAAACCGTTCCAAGGTGATGGAGGAGAGTTGGAATGACTCTCCAGAGACCAGAGACCAGGGGTAAATGGAGAAGAAGGAACAGACTTTTCCTGAATGTCCCCCTCAATCATGTGCCCTTCGGCCAGCACTACCCACCCCGCGCCACCTGGTGAATCCATAAAAGCAAGCAAAGGCATACTCAGCGGCGCTCACATCACCTTCCATCTGTTCTAGTTTTGCTCGATACCTGATCCTTGGATTGTTTCCTATTTTTGACCTTGTTCTGCCCTCTGGACTTGCCACCTGGACTtgattttctcagtctttttctttggCATTTTCTAAGGACTTTGGTTCAGCGTCATAAATCTTCCCTTAGCAAGACACACTCCGGATCCCAGAACCCAAAGCATCACCATTTTGCTTGTGCCTCGTCTAGACCTTTCCTGCTAAGTGGAGTGCAGACCTCATTGAAAGTGAATTATGTGCCTTTTGAGGAAGAAGCAGTATTCCATATACCTCAGAAAAGCGAGGAGGAACCCCTGATGATAGCGATTGAATCATCCTACACCTGGCGCAGAAAGAAGGAATGTAGACTGGTGGCTAGTGCTCTACTAGTAGTGACCACTGTGGTGGCGTGCCATGGTTAAGAAGGACATGAGCTCTTTTCTTGAAGACTATGTAGAAAATATGATACGGAGGCTGCCACAACTCACCACAGCTACCGTGCTGAACAATGATGGTGTCTGCTGTGCCCACAACCCCTTCTAAGGAAAACCTCCCCTCCCACAGGCCCTGCTGTTGAGCCAGCCCTTGGCCACCATATTTCCTACTACCCGACCCCCTCCAGCAATGGCTGATTGGATTAGGGGTGTGCACCCAACGGAAGAACAGCCTGTCCATTAATGTCCCATCAAATATATTAATTAGACCAGGAAAGTGGCCTACAAATTGGCCTGGGATGAACAGGTTTTTCCAAAAAGGGGCAAGGAGATCCAATTAGAGTCTTTTTTTTGAGGCGGAGgttgcctgtttcttttttaattgaagtacagttgatttacactgttgtgtttcaagtgtacagcaaagtgattcagatatacatccatccttttttagattcttttcccttataggttattacaaaatattgagtatagttccctgtgctatataatctatttccattttcaaacCACTGATGGATAAATCTGGATGGACTGAAATTGGTGATACAGGAGGCCAATTCCATTACATCTTGGAGTTAATTTCCACAAAATTATACAGGCCCGTCTGGCGGACACTAaaatacaaatcttttttttttgttttttagataaatttatttatttgtttgtttttggctgcgttgggtcttcgtcgctgtgcacgggctttctctagttgcagtgagcgggggctactcttcgttgaggtacgcaggcttctcattgcagtggcttctatcattgcggagcacgggctctagaacgcaggctcagtagttgtagcgcacgggcttagttgctctgcagcatgtgggatcttcccggaccagggctcgaacctgtgtgccatgcattggcaggcggattcttaaccactgcaccaccagggaagccctaaaatacaaatcttaaaattagtaatttttcttctctgacaaatcagtaagaaatactttatataaatttGCTGGAAGCACTATTTGTACACGTCAAACACGTGAGGATAGCCAAATGCATTCTGATCATGGACGAAATTTATCAGTTCAtggagtctgtttttcttttttggtgatgtCTTTAGGTTTTAGCATTAAGGTtgtgct
Coding sequences within it:
- the NHLRC1 gene encoding E3 ubiquitin-protein ligase NHLRC1, whose translation is MGAEASGSGPALRELVREAETSLLECKVCFERFGHRQQRRPRNLPCGHVVCLACVAALAHPRTLALECPFCRRACRGCDTSDCLPVLHLLELLGSALRPAPAAPRAAPSAPGVLTCHHAFGGWGTLVNPTGLALCPKTGRVVVVHDGRRRVKIFDAGGGCAHQFGEKGDAAQDIRYPLDVTVTNDCHVVVTDAGDQSIKVFDFFGQIKLVIGGQFSLPWGVETTPQNGVMVTDAEAGSLHLLEIDFPEGVLRRTERLQTHLCHPRGVAVSWLTGAIAVLEHPLAVGTGACSTTVKVFSASMQLIGQVDAFGLSLFFPSKITASAVTFDHQGNVIVADTSNLAVLCLGKPEEFPVLKPIITHGLSHPVALTFTKENSLLVLDSAAHSIKVYKVDWG